One window of the Onthophagus taurus isolate NC unplaced genomic scaffold, IU_Otau_3.0 ScKx7SY_16, whole genome shotgun sequence genome contains the following:
- the LOC111418266 gene encoding segment polarity protein dishevelled homolog DVL-3 isoform X2, with protein MDETKVIYHIDDEETPYLVKIPIAPEKVTLADFKNVLNRPNYKFFFKSMDDDFGVVKEEIIEDGAHLPCFNGRVVSWLVSADGSNQSDGGSQCTDSVTIQSEQRHVPQAPESVCTDTESIISSRQARRHHKYSSRINGHLPRLYETESIVSSDLETTSFVSETTGRHTALSECSSVSRLHVGNRKRPQRRRKQRMQAMSRTSSYSSITDSTMSLNIITVTLNMDTVNFLGISIVGQSNKGGDGGIYVGSIMKGGAVAIDGRIEPGDMILQVNDVNFENMSNDEAVRVLREVVQKPGPIKLVVAKCWDPNPKGYFTIPRTEPVRPIDPGAWVAHTAAVRGDPVARPPSSSTVSSASITSTIPANERECMLDCDLEEPLTINSPMATIVQAMQRADSGLEIRDRMWLKITIPNAFIGTDMIDWILTHVNGFQDRREARKYASHLLKAGFIRHTVNKITFSEQCYYIFGDLCSAMSNLKIQGDTDSVGPLPNVPNYMPYSGTYNPLEYMPMPFYTASENTVYGYNREESVLSGSGGSSNGSDHLKDPAAAHSSASDSDITSLGPRSALPVASGNGNGSSNGSDQSSGTQVANQQKDIAGSRQSFKIAMGNPCEMFVDVM; from the exons ATGGACGAAACCAAAGTGATTTATCACATCGATGATGAGGAGACGCCCTATCTCGTGAAGATACCGATTGCGCCGGAAAAGGTCACCCTTgctgattttaaaaatgtcctCAACAGACCCAACTAcaagttcttttttaaatcgatGGATGATGATTTTGG AGTGGTTAAAGAGGAGATTATTGAAGATGGGGCTCATTTGCCATGTTTTAACGGAAGAGTTGTTAGTTGG CTCGTTTCCGCTGACGGTTCAAACCAATCGGACGGTGGATCTCAATGCACGGATAGTGTTACCATACAATCGGAACAACGGCATGTTCCTCAAGCCCCTGAATCAGTTTGTACCGACACAGAAAGCATTATAAGCTCAAGACAAGCTCGTAGGCATCATAAATACTCATCGAGGATAAACGGACATCTCCcaag ATTATACGAAACCGAATCGATAGTAAGCTCAGATTTAGAAACAACAAGTTTTGTTTCGGAAACAACCGGGAGACACACGGCCCTCTCGGAATGTTCGAGCGTAAGTCGATTACACGTTGGGAATAGAAAGAGGCCCCAAAGGCGACGGAAGCAACGCATGCAAGCAATGTCTCGTACAAGTTCGTATTCGAGCATAACAGACAGTACGATGTCGTTGAATATAATCACGGTAACTTTGAATATGGATACAGTTAATTTTTTGGGAATTTCGATTGTGGGGCAAAGTAATAAGGGCGGTGATGGGGGGATTTACGTCGGATCAATTATGAAAGG aggagCTGTGGCTATCGACGGACGGATCGAACCGGGTGATATGATTTTGCAGGTTAATGatgtcaattttgagaatATGTCTAATGATGAAGCCGTAAGGGTTCTTAGGGAGGTCGTCCAAAAACCAgg gCCGATTAAGTTGGTTGTTGCTAAATGTTGGGATCCAAACCCAAAAGGTTACTTTACTATTCCTCGTACTGAACCAGTTCGTCCGATAGATCCAG gtGCATGGGTTGCTCATACAGCGGCGGTGAGAGGGGACCCGGTGGCGCGCCCCCCAAGCAGTTCGACCGTTTCAAGCGCCTCAATAACGAGCACGATCCCCGCGAACGAACGTGAGTGCATGTTAGACTGTG ATTTAGAAGAACCCCTAACGATAAACTCTCCAATGGCAACGATCGTCCAAGCAATGCAACGAGCCGACAGCGGATTAGAAATTCGCGACCGAATGTGGTTAAAAATAACGATCCCGAACGCTTTCATCGGCACCGATATGATCGATTGGATCTTGACTCACGTAAACGGTTTCCAAGATAGACGCGAAGCCCGGAAGTACGCATCGCATTTATTAAAAGCTGGCTTCATTCGACACACAGTCAACAAGATCACGTTCTCCGAACAATGTTATTACATTTTCGGCGATTTATGCTCAGCCATGTCTAATCTTAAGATACAAGGCGACACCGATTCCGTTGGACCTCTACCGAACGTTCCCAATTATATGCCGTATAGTGGCACTTATAATCCTTTGGAGTATATGCCGATGCCGTTTTATACGGCTAGCGAAAATACAGTGTATGGGTATAATAGGGAGGAGTCTGTTTTAAGTGGGAGTg gtgGTTCTTCGAACGGTTCCGATCATTTAAAAGATCCCGCCGCGGCTCACAGCAGCGCCTCGGATAGCGACATAACCTCATTGGGACCTAGATCGGCTCTTCCGGTCGCTTCCGGAAACGGAAACGGTTCGTCGAATGGTTCGGATCAAAGCAGCGGGACCCAGGTGGCGAATCAACAGAAAGACATAGCCGGTAGTAGAcaatcatttaaaatagcTATGGGGAATCCCTGCGAGATGTTTGTCGATGTCATgtag
- the LOC111418266 gene encoding segment polarity protein dishevelled homolog DVL-3 isoform X5 — MDETKVIYHIDDEETPYLVKIPIAPEKVTLADFKNVLNRPNYKFFFKSMDDDFGVVKEEIIEDGAHLPCFNGRVVSWLVSADGSNQSDGGSQCTDSVTIQSEQRHVPQAPESVCTDTESIISSRQARRHHKYSSRINGHLPRLYETESIVSSDLETTSFVSETTGRHTALSECSSVSRLHVGNRKRPQRRRKQRMQAMSRTSSYSSITDSTMSLNIITVTLNMDTVNFLGISIVGQSNKGGDGGIYVGSIMKGGAVAIDGRIEPGDMILQVNDVNFENMSNDEAVRVLREVVQKPGPIKLVVAKCWDPNPKGYFTIPRTEPVRPIDPGAWVAHTAAVRGDPVARPPSSSTVSSASITSTIPANERECMLDCDLEEPLTINSPMATIVQAMQRADSGLEIRDRMWLKITIPNAFIGTDMIDWILTHVNGFQDRREARKYASHLLKAGFIRHTVNKITFSEQCYYIFGDLCSAMSNLKIQGDTDSVGPLPNVPNYMPYSGTYNPLEYMPMPFYTASENTVYGYNREESVLSGSGGSSNGSDHLKDPAAAHSSASDSDITSLGPRSALPVASGNGNGSSNGSDQSSGTQVANQQKDIAVSVLSYL, encoded by the exons ATGGACGAAACCAAAGTGATTTATCACATCGATGATGAGGAGACGCCCTATCTCGTGAAGATACCGATTGCGCCGGAAAAGGTCACCCTTgctgattttaaaaatgtcctCAACAGACCCAACTAcaagttcttttttaaatcgatGGATGATGATTTTGG AGTGGTTAAAGAGGAGATTATTGAAGATGGGGCTCATTTGCCATGTTTTAACGGAAGAGTTGTTAGTTGG CTCGTTTCCGCTGACGGTTCAAACCAATCGGACGGTGGATCTCAATGCACGGATAGTGTTACCATACAATCGGAACAACGGCATGTTCCTCAAGCCCCTGAATCAGTTTGTACCGACACAGAAAGCATTATAAGCTCAAGACAAGCTCGTAGGCATCATAAATACTCATCGAGGATAAACGGACATCTCCcaag ATTATACGAAACCGAATCGATAGTAAGCTCAGATTTAGAAACAACAAGTTTTGTTTCGGAAACAACCGGGAGACACACGGCCCTCTCGGAATGTTCGAGCGTAAGTCGATTACACGTTGGGAATAGAAAGAGGCCCCAAAGGCGACGGAAGCAACGCATGCAAGCAATGTCTCGTACAAGTTCGTATTCGAGCATAACAGACAGTACGATGTCGTTGAATATAATCACGGTAACTTTGAATATGGATACAGTTAATTTTTTGGGAATTTCGATTGTGGGGCAAAGTAATAAGGGCGGTGATGGGGGGATTTACGTCGGATCAATTATGAAAGG aggagCTGTGGCTATCGACGGACGGATCGAACCGGGTGATATGATTTTGCAGGTTAATGatgtcaattttgagaatATGTCTAATGATGAAGCCGTAAGGGTTCTTAGGGAGGTCGTCCAAAAACCAgg gCCGATTAAGTTGGTTGTTGCTAAATGTTGGGATCCAAACCCAAAAGGTTACTTTACTATTCCTCGTACTGAACCAGTTCGTCCGATAGATCCAG gtGCATGGGTTGCTCATACAGCGGCGGTGAGAGGGGACCCGGTGGCGCGCCCCCCAAGCAGTTCGACCGTTTCAAGCGCCTCAATAACGAGCACGATCCCCGCGAACGAACGTGAGTGCATGTTAGACTGTG ATTTAGAAGAACCCCTAACGATAAACTCTCCAATGGCAACGATCGTCCAAGCAATGCAACGAGCCGACAGCGGATTAGAAATTCGCGACCGAATGTGGTTAAAAATAACGATCCCGAACGCTTTCATCGGCACCGATATGATCGATTGGATCTTGACTCACGTAAACGGTTTCCAAGATAGACGCGAAGCCCGGAAGTACGCATCGCATTTATTAAAAGCTGGCTTCATTCGACACACAGTCAACAAGATCACGTTCTCCGAACAATGTTATTACATTTTCGGCGATTTATGCTCAGCCATGTCTAATCTTAAGATACAAGGCGACACCGATTCCGTTGGACCTCTACCGAACGTTCCCAATTATATGCCGTATAGTGGCACTTATAATCCTTTGGAGTATATGCCGATGCCGTTTTATACGGCTAGCGAAAATACAGTGTATGGGTATAATAGGGAGGAGTCTGTTTTAAGTGGGAGTg gtgGTTCTTCGAACGGTTCCGATCATTTAAAAGATCCCGCCGCGGCTCACAGCAGCGCCTCGGATAGCGACATAACCTCATTGGGACCTAGATCGGCTCTTCCGGTCGCTTCCGGAAACGGAAACGGTTCGTCGAATGGTTCGGATCAAAGCAGCGGGACCCAGGTGGCGAATCAACAGAAAGACATAGCCG TTTCAGTATTAAGTTACCTATAA
- the LOC111418266 gene encoding segment polarity protein dishevelled homolog DVL-3 isoform X1 has protein sequence MDETKVIYHIDDEETPYLVKIPIAPEKVTLADFKNVLNRPNYKFFFKSMDDDFGVVKEEIIEDGAHLPCFNGRVVSWLVSADGSNQSDGGSQCTDSVTIQSEQRHVPQAPESVCTDTESIISSRQARRHHKYSSRINGHLPRLYETESIVSSDLETTSFVSETTGRHTALSECSSVSRLHVGNRKRPQRRRKQRMQAMSRTSSYSSITDSTMSLNIITVTLNMDTVNFLGISIVGQSNKGGDGGIYVGSIMKGGAVAIDGRIEPGDMILQVNDVNFENMSNDEAVRVLREVVQKPGPIKLVVAKCWDPNPKGYFTIPRTEPVRPIDPGAWVAHTAAVRGDPVARPPSSSTVSSASITSTIPANERECMLDCDLEEPLTINSPMATIVQAMQRADSGLEIRDRMWLKITIPNAFIGTDMIDWILTHVNGFQDRREARKYASHLLKAGFIRHTVNKITFSEQCYYIFGDLCSAMSNLKIQGDTDSVGPLPNVPNYMPYSGTYNPLEYMPMPFYTASENTVYGYNREESVLSGSGGSSNGSDHLKDPAAAHSSASDSDITSLGPRSALPVASGNGNGSSNGSDQSSGTQVANQQKDIAANKHTRKKRPHSYVDQFLKLIY, from the exons ATGGACGAAACCAAAGTGATTTATCACATCGATGATGAGGAGACGCCCTATCTCGTGAAGATACCGATTGCGCCGGAAAAGGTCACCCTTgctgattttaaaaatgtcctCAACAGACCCAACTAcaagttcttttttaaatcgatGGATGATGATTTTGG AGTGGTTAAAGAGGAGATTATTGAAGATGGGGCTCATTTGCCATGTTTTAACGGAAGAGTTGTTAGTTGG CTCGTTTCCGCTGACGGTTCAAACCAATCGGACGGTGGATCTCAATGCACGGATAGTGTTACCATACAATCGGAACAACGGCATGTTCCTCAAGCCCCTGAATCAGTTTGTACCGACACAGAAAGCATTATAAGCTCAAGACAAGCTCGTAGGCATCATAAATACTCATCGAGGATAAACGGACATCTCCcaag ATTATACGAAACCGAATCGATAGTAAGCTCAGATTTAGAAACAACAAGTTTTGTTTCGGAAACAACCGGGAGACACACGGCCCTCTCGGAATGTTCGAGCGTAAGTCGATTACACGTTGGGAATAGAAAGAGGCCCCAAAGGCGACGGAAGCAACGCATGCAAGCAATGTCTCGTACAAGTTCGTATTCGAGCATAACAGACAGTACGATGTCGTTGAATATAATCACGGTAACTTTGAATATGGATACAGTTAATTTTTTGGGAATTTCGATTGTGGGGCAAAGTAATAAGGGCGGTGATGGGGGGATTTACGTCGGATCAATTATGAAAGG aggagCTGTGGCTATCGACGGACGGATCGAACCGGGTGATATGATTTTGCAGGTTAATGatgtcaattttgagaatATGTCTAATGATGAAGCCGTAAGGGTTCTTAGGGAGGTCGTCCAAAAACCAgg gCCGATTAAGTTGGTTGTTGCTAAATGTTGGGATCCAAACCCAAAAGGTTACTTTACTATTCCTCGTACTGAACCAGTTCGTCCGATAGATCCAG gtGCATGGGTTGCTCATACAGCGGCGGTGAGAGGGGACCCGGTGGCGCGCCCCCCAAGCAGTTCGACCGTTTCAAGCGCCTCAATAACGAGCACGATCCCCGCGAACGAACGTGAGTGCATGTTAGACTGTG ATTTAGAAGAACCCCTAACGATAAACTCTCCAATGGCAACGATCGTCCAAGCAATGCAACGAGCCGACAGCGGATTAGAAATTCGCGACCGAATGTGGTTAAAAATAACGATCCCGAACGCTTTCATCGGCACCGATATGATCGATTGGATCTTGACTCACGTAAACGGTTTCCAAGATAGACGCGAAGCCCGGAAGTACGCATCGCATTTATTAAAAGCTGGCTTCATTCGACACACAGTCAACAAGATCACGTTCTCCGAACAATGTTATTACATTTTCGGCGATTTATGCTCAGCCATGTCTAATCTTAAGATACAAGGCGACACCGATTCCGTTGGACCTCTACCGAACGTTCCCAATTATATGCCGTATAGTGGCACTTATAATCCTTTGGAGTATATGCCGATGCCGTTTTATACGGCTAGCGAAAATACAGTGTATGGGTATAATAGGGAGGAGTCTGTTTTAAGTGGGAGTg gtgGTTCTTCGAACGGTTCCGATCATTTAAAAGATCCCGCCGCGGCTCACAGCAGCGCCTCGGATAGCGACATAACCTCATTGGGACCTAGATCGGCTCTTCCGGTCGCTTCCGGAAACGGAAACGGTTCGTCGAATGGTTCGGATCAAAGCAGCGGGACCCAGGTGGCGAATCAACAGAAAGACATAGCCG CGAACAAACACACAAGAAAAAAGAGACCTCACTCTTACGTTGACCAGTTCCTAAAACTTATATATTAG
- the LOC111418266 gene encoding segment polarity protein dishevelled homolog DVL-3 isoform X4 produces MDETKVIYHIDDEETPYLVKIPIAPEKVTLADFKNVLNRPNYKFFFKSMDDDFGVVKEEIIEDGAHLPCFNGRVVSWLVSADGSNQSDGGSQCTDSVTIQSEQRHVPQAPESVCTDTESIISSRQARRHHKYSSRINGHLPRLYETESIVSSDLETTSFVSETTGRHTALSECSSVSRLHVGNRKRPQRRRKQRMQAMSRTSSYSSITDSTMSLNIITVTLNMDTVNFLGISIVGQSNKGGDGGIYVGSIMKGGAVAIDGRIEPGDMILQVNDVNFENMSNDEAVRVLREVVQKPGPIKLVVAKCWDPNPKGYFTIPRTEPVRPIDPGAWVAHTAAVRGDPVARPPSSSTVSSASITSTIPANERECMLDCDLEEPLTINSPMATIVQAMQRADSGLEIRDRMWLKITIPNAFIGTDMIDWILTHVNGFQDRREARKYASHLLKAGFIRHTVNKITFSEQCYYIFGDLCSAMSNLKIQGDTDSVGPLPNVPNYMPYSGTYNPLEYMPMPFYTASENTVYGYNREESVLSGSGGSSNGSDHLKDPAAAHSSASDSDITSLGPRSALPVASGNGNGSSNGSDQSSGTQVANQQKDIADQGIVGYSYSET; encoded by the exons ATGGACGAAACCAAAGTGATTTATCACATCGATGATGAGGAGACGCCCTATCTCGTGAAGATACCGATTGCGCCGGAAAAGGTCACCCTTgctgattttaaaaatgtcctCAACAGACCCAACTAcaagttcttttttaaatcgatGGATGATGATTTTGG AGTGGTTAAAGAGGAGATTATTGAAGATGGGGCTCATTTGCCATGTTTTAACGGAAGAGTTGTTAGTTGG CTCGTTTCCGCTGACGGTTCAAACCAATCGGACGGTGGATCTCAATGCACGGATAGTGTTACCATACAATCGGAACAACGGCATGTTCCTCAAGCCCCTGAATCAGTTTGTACCGACACAGAAAGCATTATAAGCTCAAGACAAGCTCGTAGGCATCATAAATACTCATCGAGGATAAACGGACATCTCCcaag ATTATACGAAACCGAATCGATAGTAAGCTCAGATTTAGAAACAACAAGTTTTGTTTCGGAAACAACCGGGAGACACACGGCCCTCTCGGAATGTTCGAGCGTAAGTCGATTACACGTTGGGAATAGAAAGAGGCCCCAAAGGCGACGGAAGCAACGCATGCAAGCAATGTCTCGTACAAGTTCGTATTCGAGCATAACAGACAGTACGATGTCGTTGAATATAATCACGGTAACTTTGAATATGGATACAGTTAATTTTTTGGGAATTTCGATTGTGGGGCAAAGTAATAAGGGCGGTGATGGGGGGATTTACGTCGGATCAATTATGAAAGG aggagCTGTGGCTATCGACGGACGGATCGAACCGGGTGATATGATTTTGCAGGTTAATGatgtcaattttgagaatATGTCTAATGATGAAGCCGTAAGGGTTCTTAGGGAGGTCGTCCAAAAACCAgg gCCGATTAAGTTGGTTGTTGCTAAATGTTGGGATCCAAACCCAAAAGGTTACTTTACTATTCCTCGTACTGAACCAGTTCGTCCGATAGATCCAG gtGCATGGGTTGCTCATACAGCGGCGGTGAGAGGGGACCCGGTGGCGCGCCCCCCAAGCAGTTCGACCGTTTCAAGCGCCTCAATAACGAGCACGATCCCCGCGAACGAACGTGAGTGCATGTTAGACTGTG ATTTAGAAGAACCCCTAACGATAAACTCTCCAATGGCAACGATCGTCCAAGCAATGCAACGAGCCGACAGCGGATTAGAAATTCGCGACCGAATGTGGTTAAAAATAACGATCCCGAACGCTTTCATCGGCACCGATATGATCGATTGGATCTTGACTCACGTAAACGGTTTCCAAGATAGACGCGAAGCCCGGAAGTACGCATCGCATTTATTAAAAGCTGGCTTCATTCGACACACAGTCAACAAGATCACGTTCTCCGAACAATGTTATTACATTTTCGGCGATTTATGCTCAGCCATGTCTAATCTTAAGATACAAGGCGACACCGATTCCGTTGGACCTCTACCGAACGTTCCCAATTATATGCCGTATAGTGGCACTTATAATCCTTTGGAGTATATGCCGATGCCGTTTTATACGGCTAGCGAAAATACAGTGTATGGGTATAATAGGGAGGAGTCTGTTTTAAGTGGGAGTg gtgGTTCTTCGAACGGTTCCGATCATTTAAAAGATCCCGCCGCGGCTCACAGCAGCGCCTCGGATAGCGACATAACCTCATTGGGACCTAGATCGGCTCTTCCGGTCGCTTCCGGAAACGGAAACGGTTCGTCGAATGGTTCGGATCAAAGCAGCGGGACCCAGGTGGCGAATCAACAGAAAGACATAGCCG ACCAAGGAATAGTTGGATACTCATACAGCGAAACCTAA
- the LOC111418266 gene encoding segment polarity protein dishevelled homolog DVL-3 isoform X3: MDETKVIYHIDDEETPYLVKIPIAPEKVTLADFKNVLNRPNYKFFFKSMDDDFGVVKEEIIEDGAHLPCFNGRVVSWLVSADGSNQSDGGSQCTDSVTIQSEQRHVPQAPESVCTDTESIISSRQARRHHKYSSRINGHLPRLYETESIVSSDLETTSFVSETTGRHTALSECSSVSRLHVGNRKRPQRRRKQRMQAMSRTSSYSSITDSTMSLNIITVTLNMDTVNFLGISIVGQSNKGGDGGIYVGSIMKGGAVAIDGRIEPGDMILQVNDVNFENMSNDEAVRVLREVVQKPGPIKLVVAKCWDPNPKGYFTIPRTEPVRPIDPGAWVAHTAAVRGDPVARPPSSSTVSSASITSTIPANEHLEEPLTINSPMATIVQAMQRADSGLEIRDRMWLKITIPNAFIGTDMIDWILTHVNGFQDRREARKYASHLLKAGFIRHTVNKITFSEQCYYIFGDLCSAMSNLKIQGDTDSVGPLPNVPNYMPYSGTYNPLEYMPMPFYTASENTVYGYNREESVLSGSGGSSNGSDHLKDPAAAHSSASDSDITSLGPRSALPVASGNGNGSSNGSDQSSGTQVANQQKDIAANKHTRKKRPHSYVDQFLKLIY, from the exons ATGGACGAAACCAAAGTGATTTATCACATCGATGATGAGGAGACGCCCTATCTCGTGAAGATACCGATTGCGCCGGAAAAGGTCACCCTTgctgattttaaaaatgtcctCAACAGACCCAACTAcaagttcttttttaaatcgatGGATGATGATTTTGG AGTGGTTAAAGAGGAGATTATTGAAGATGGGGCTCATTTGCCATGTTTTAACGGAAGAGTTGTTAGTTGG CTCGTTTCCGCTGACGGTTCAAACCAATCGGACGGTGGATCTCAATGCACGGATAGTGTTACCATACAATCGGAACAACGGCATGTTCCTCAAGCCCCTGAATCAGTTTGTACCGACACAGAAAGCATTATAAGCTCAAGACAAGCTCGTAGGCATCATAAATACTCATCGAGGATAAACGGACATCTCCcaag ATTATACGAAACCGAATCGATAGTAAGCTCAGATTTAGAAACAACAAGTTTTGTTTCGGAAACAACCGGGAGACACACGGCCCTCTCGGAATGTTCGAGCGTAAGTCGATTACACGTTGGGAATAGAAAGAGGCCCCAAAGGCGACGGAAGCAACGCATGCAAGCAATGTCTCGTACAAGTTCGTATTCGAGCATAACAGACAGTACGATGTCGTTGAATATAATCACGGTAACTTTGAATATGGATACAGTTAATTTTTTGGGAATTTCGATTGTGGGGCAAAGTAATAAGGGCGGTGATGGGGGGATTTACGTCGGATCAATTATGAAAGG aggagCTGTGGCTATCGACGGACGGATCGAACCGGGTGATATGATTTTGCAGGTTAATGatgtcaattttgagaatATGTCTAATGATGAAGCCGTAAGGGTTCTTAGGGAGGTCGTCCAAAAACCAgg gCCGATTAAGTTGGTTGTTGCTAAATGTTGGGATCCAAACCCAAAAGGTTACTTTACTATTCCTCGTACTGAACCAGTTCGTCCGATAGATCCAG gtGCATGGGTTGCTCATACAGCGGCGGTGAGAGGGGACCCGGTGGCGCGCCCCCCAAGCAGTTCGACCGTTTCAAGCGCCTCAATAACGAGCACGATCCCCGCGAACGAAC ATTTAGAAGAACCCCTAACGATAAACTCTCCAATGGCAACGATCGTCCAAGCAATGCAACGAGCCGACAGCGGATTAGAAATTCGCGACCGAATGTGGTTAAAAATAACGATCCCGAACGCTTTCATCGGCACCGATATGATCGATTGGATCTTGACTCACGTAAACGGTTTCCAAGATAGACGCGAAGCCCGGAAGTACGCATCGCATTTATTAAAAGCTGGCTTCATTCGACACACAGTCAACAAGATCACGTTCTCCGAACAATGTTATTACATTTTCGGCGATTTATGCTCAGCCATGTCTAATCTTAAGATACAAGGCGACACCGATTCCGTTGGACCTCTACCGAACGTTCCCAATTATATGCCGTATAGTGGCACTTATAATCCTTTGGAGTATATGCCGATGCCGTTTTATACGGCTAGCGAAAATACAGTGTATGGGTATAATAGGGAGGAGTCTGTTTTAAGTGGGAGTg gtgGTTCTTCGAACGGTTCCGATCATTTAAAAGATCCCGCCGCGGCTCACAGCAGCGCCTCGGATAGCGACATAACCTCATTGGGACCTAGATCGGCTCTTCCGGTCGCTTCCGGAAACGGAAACGGTTCGTCGAATGGTTCGGATCAAAGCAGCGGGACCCAGGTGGCGAATCAACAGAAAGACATAGCCG CGAACAAACACACAAGAAAAAAGAGACCTCACTCTTACGTTGACCAGTTCCTAAAACTTATATATTAG